A genomic segment from Polyangium mundeleinium encodes:
- a CDS encoding TetR/AcrR family transcriptional regulator yields the protein MPPRAPRLSASARRASIIDAGRFVFARRGYEATSVEEIAERAKVSKPVIYEHFGGKEGLYAVVVDREMDYVVRRISEAIAQGGPRERLEQGALAFLTYVKDHPDGFAILAHDAPAAGGGMLSLLSDLGVRVSEVFTTSFKAAGYDARAAPIYGHALVGMVTFVGQWWTTVRKPPIEEVATHIAALAWMGLRHLPKRATSLPKRSG from the coding sequence ATGCCGCCCCGAGCGCCCCGCCTCTCTGCTTCGGCCCGCCGCGCCTCGATCATCGACGCGGGTCGGTTCGTCTTTGCGCGACGTGGTTACGAGGCGACGTCGGTCGAGGAGATCGCCGAACGCGCCAAGGTCTCCAAGCCGGTCATCTACGAGCACTTCGGTGGGAAGGAAGGGCTCTACGCGGTCGTGGTCGACCGCGAGATGGACTATGTGGTCCGCAGGATCTCCGAGGCGATCGCCCAAGGCGGCCCACGCGAGCGACTCGAGCAGGGGGCCCTCGCCTTCCTCACCTACGTCAAGGACCACCCCGATGGGTTCGCGATCCTCGCCCACGACGCCCCTGCCGCCGGCGGCGGGATGTTGTCGTTGCTCAGCGACCTCGGCGTTCGGGTCAGCGAGGTCTTTACCACTTCTTTCAAAGCTGCCGGGTACGACGCTCGGGCGGCGCCCATTTACGGTCATGCCCTCGTCGGCATGGTGACGTTCGTCGGCCAGTGGTGGACGACGGTCCGCAAGCCCCCGATCGAGGAGGTGGCCACCCATATCGCGGCTCTCGCGTGGATGGGTCTCCGTCACCTTCCCAAGCGCGCAACGAGTCTCCCAAAGCGGTCGGGTTGA
- the trhA gene encoding PAQR family membrane homeostasis protein TrhA — protein sequence MNDDLLTPAANGGEPYSEKPLLRGVIHQWAAVVAFVAGVALVYIATEIRRSVAAAVYSLSLLTLFSISATYHRINWGPRARLRMRRLDHAAIFVLIAGTYTPVALIALGPGDGTKLCTLAWACAAVGILKSVFWSGSPKWVTAAIAVAAGWCIVPFLSAVGRALDTTEFILLFGGGIIYTVGALAYASKRPNPVVGVFGYHEVFHACTVVAAAMHFAAVAKIVRGA from the coding sequence ATGAACGACGACTTGCTTACGCCCGCTGCGAACGGCGGCGAACCGTACTCCGAGAAGCCCCTGCTCCGGGGCGTCATCCACCAATGGGCGGCGGTGGTCGCGTTCGTCGCGGGCGTGGCGCTCGTGTACATCGCCACCGAGATCCGCCGTTCGGTGGCCGCCGCGGTCTACAGCCTCAGTCTGCTCACCCTCTTCTCGATCAGCGCGACGTACCACCGAATCAACTGGGGCCCGAGGGCGCGCCTGCGGATGCGTCGCCTCGATCACGCGGCCATCTTCGTCCTCATTGCTGGCACGTACACGCCCGTCGCCCTGATCGCCCTGGGCCCCGGAGACGGGACGAAGCTTTGCACATTGGCGTGGGCGTGTGCAGCCGTCGGCATCCTCAAATCGGTCTTCTGGTCCGGATCACCGAAATGGGTGACCGCTGCCATCGCCGTCGCCGCCGGCTGGTGCATCGTGCCGTTTCTGAGCGCCGTGGGACGCGCCCTCGATACCACGGAGTTCATCCTGCTCTTCGGCGGGGGCATCATCTACACCGTCGGCGCCCTCGCCTACGCATCGAAGCGCCCGAACCCCGTCGTCGGCGTCTTCGGCTACCACGAGGTCTTCCACGCCTGCACCGTCGTCGCCGCCGCGATGCACTTCGCAGCCGTCGCAAAGATCGTACGAGGGGCATAA
- a CDS encoding kelch repeat-containing protein, which translates to MHEPNVRVDRKRSYARWRGFSSLAMALGTLAACGGNEVTEKPGEAFREPEDAAAEPLRTKLRAGFPGQVEEVLRSSPFESDEAGYRRRPPRGVGAWDDLIVALPREGEGAVRFRAADGFELLVREEGTSGRAFTVDDAVAYPRRGGTSLWVAGAGGVEEWLVIEADRAAPGEVLGAWRVDGAEARNDASGVHFFDPAGRARLHVTAPRAFSEGGHPIGVRLALDGATIKLYLEDAPPPGAALLVDPAWTTVAPMNTPRDNHAASLLANGKVLVTGGYSVGDVATKFAELYDPATNLWSFTGSMKDARYAHTSTRLADGRVLVVGGLSSIFGSLAAAETFDPATGTFSPAGVMSIHRYTHRAALLPDGRVLVTGGADASTEIYNPATNGWTAGPVMDDSREAHALVTLASGKVLAIGSAGLSGGSLTAEVYDPATNGWSLTGPLNVPHAYNTAVLLGNGKALTCGNTDSQAFCELYDPATNAWTLTGSMVKGRYALSMTLLPTGKVLVAGGMGPSSLASAELYDPSTGAWSTTASLGLARGYHTATLLQNGSVLVAGGDPPNVLYTTSAEIYTSTTPIACSVPADCANGLCVDGYCCDSACGGGAAGDCQACNVPGAQGICSPIAAGTTCRVAASACDMPETCNGVATTCPVDVALPNGTGCNDGNACTQNDTCMSGSCMPGSPVMCVPLDTCHTAGTCNPASGVCTNPAKADGSACNDGNACTQTDQCAAGVCTGMAPVVCAPLDACHEAGTCNPASGVCTNPAKADGSACNDGNACTQTDQCAGGVCMGMAPVACAPLDACHEAGTCDAASGTCSNPAKPDGMPCAGGVCVAGACAMDPSGSGGSGGAGGNGGSGGMGAGGAGGAGGNGGNGGSGGAGGMGAGGAGGNGGAGGMGGMGSGGNGGAGGMGAGGFGGAGGGGGASSSSSSGSGSGGFGGDAVTEEGSCGCRQVGGGSHGAWWVLGLLLLPLRRKNRVNQARA; encoded by the coding sequence ATGCACGAACCGAACGTTCGAGTCGATAGGAAACGATCGTATGCGCGCTGGCGGGGATTCTCCTCGCTTGCAATGGCGCTCGGCACGCTCGCGGCCTGCGGCGGCAACGAGGTCACGGAGAAGCCCGGCGAGGCCTTTCGCGAGCCGGAGGATGCGGCGGCCGAGCCGCTGCGCACGAAGCTCCGCGCGGGGTTCCCCGGGCAGGTCGAAGAGGTGCTTCGGTCGTCTCCCTTCGAATCGGATGAAGCCGGTTATCGTCGGCGCCCGCCCCGGGGGGTCGGCGCATGGGACGATTTGATCGTCGCGCTCCCGCGGGAGGGCGAAGGCGCGGTGCGCTTTCGTGCCGCCGACGGCTTCGAGCTCCTGGTGCGCGAAGAAGGCACGAGCGGCCGCGCATTCACGGTCGATGATGCCGTCGCGTATCCGCGCCGAGGAGGCACGTCCCTCTGGGTCGCCGGCGCGGGCGGCGTCGAGGAATGGCTCGTGATCGAGGCCGATCGCGCCGCACCGGGTGAGGTGCTCGGCGCGTGGCGTGTGGACGGGGCCGAGGCGCGAAACGACGCTTCGGGGGTTCATTTCTTCGATCCGGCCGGCCGGGCGCGTCTCCACGTCACCGCGCCGCGCGCCTTCTCGGAGGGCGGTCATCCGATCGGCGTGCGCCTCGCGCTCGACGGCGCGACGATCAAGCTCTACCTCGAGGATGCGCCGCCGCCCGGCGCGGCGCTGCTCGTCGATCCCGCGTGGACCACGGTCGCGCCGATGAACACGCCGCGCGATAACCACGCGGCGTCGCTGCTCGCGAATGGCAAGGTCCTCGTGACCGGCGGCTATTCGGTCGGCGACGTGGCCACGAAATTCGCCGAGCTTTATGATCCGGCGACGAACCTGTGGAGCTTCACGGGTTCCATGAAGGATGCGCGGTACGCCCACACGTCGACGAGGCTCGCGGATGGCCGGGTGCTCGTCGTGGGTGGCCTGAGCAGCATCTTCGGGAGCCTCGCAGCCGCCGAGACCTTCGACCCCGCGACGGGGACGTTCAGCCCGGCGGGCGTCATGTCGATCCATCGCTACACGCACCGCGCCGCGCTCCTGCCCGATGGCCGCGTGCTCGTCACGGGCGGCGCCGACGCTTCGACCGAGATTTACAATCCGGCCACGAATGGCTGGACGGCCGGCCCCGTGATGGACGATTCGCGCGAGGCGCACGCGCTCGTCACGCTGGCGAGCGGAAAGGTGCTGGCGATCGGCAGCGCGGGCCTTTCGGGAGGCTCGTTGACCGCGGAGGTCTACGATCCGGCGACGAACGGCTGGAGCCTCACGGGTCCGCTCAACGTGCCGCATGCCTACAATACGGCGGTGCTCCTCGGGAATGGGAAGGCGCTCACCTGCGGCAACACCGATTCCCAGGCCTTCTGCGAGCTCTACGATCCTGCCACCAATGCGTGGACGCTCACCGGATCCATGGTCAAAGGCCGCTACGCGCTCAGCATGACGCTCCTGCCCACGGGCAAGGTGCTCGTCGCGGGCGGCATGGGCCCGTCGTCGCTGGCGAGCGCTGAGCTCTATGATCCGAGCACCGGCGCGTGGTCCACGACCGCATCGCTCGGCCTCGCCCGCGGCTACCACACCGCGACCCTGCTGCAAAATGGGTCCGTGCTCGTCGCCGGCGGCGATCCTCCGAACGTGCTCTACACGACGAGCGCTGAGATCTATACCTCGACGACCCCGATCGCATGCAGCGTCCCGGCGGATTGCGCGAATGGGCTCTGCGTCGACGGGTATTGCTGCGACTCCGCATGCGGGGGGGGCGCCGCAGGTGATTGCCAGGCGTGCAACGTCCCCGGGGCCCAGGGCATCTGCAGCCCGATCGCCGCGGGCACGACCTGCCGAGTGGCCGCGTCTGCGTGCGACATGCCCGAGACGTGTAATGGTGTCGCGACGACCTGCCCCGTGGATGTCGCGCTGCCGAACGGCACGGGCTGCAACGATGGCAATGCATGCACGCAAAACGATACGTGCATGAGCGGCTCGTGTATGCCCGGCAGCCCCGTGATGTGCGTGCCGCTCGACACATGCCACACCGCGGGCACGTGCAATCCCGCGAGCGGCGTGTGCACGAATCCCGCGAAAGCGGACGGCAGCGCGTGCAACGACGGCAACGCGTGCACGCAGACCGATCAATGCGCGGCCGGCGTGTGCACGGGCATGGCCCCGGTCGTGTGCGCGCCGCTCGACGCATGCCACGAGGCCGGCACCTGCAATCCCGCGAGCGGCGTGTGCACGAATCCCGCGAAAGCGGACGGCAGCGCGTGCAACGACGGCAACGCGTGCACGCAGACCGATCAATGCGCAGGTGGCGTGTGCATGGGCATGGCCCCGGTCGCGTGCGCGCCGCTCGACGCGTGTCACGAGGCAGGCACCTGTGATGCCGCGAGCGGCACGTGCTCGAACCCCGCGAAGCCTGATGGCATGCCGTGCGCGGGTGGCGTGTGCGTCGCCGGTGCGTGCGCGATGGATCCGAGCGGCTCGGGCGGCTCCGGTGGCGCGGGCGGCAATGGCGGCTCAGGCGGCATGGGCGCGGGTGGCGCTGGCGGCGCGGGCGGCAATGGCGGCAATGGCGGCTCCGGCGGCGCCGGCGGCATGGGTGCGGGTGGCGCGGGCGGCAATGGCGGCGCGGGCGGCATGGGCGGCATGGGCTCTGGCGGCAATGGCGGCGCGGGCGGTATGGGCGCGGGCGGCTTTGGCGGCGCCGGCGGAGGTGGCGGCGCGTCGTCCTCGTCCTCGAGCGGATCGGGCTCGGGCGGCTTTGGCGGTGACGCTGTGACAGAGGAGGGGAGCTGCGGCTGCCGTCAGGTCGGCGGGGGCTCGCACGGCGCGTGGTGGGTGCTCGGGCTTCTGCTCCTCCCCCTGCGTCGAAAGAATCGGGTGAACCAGGCGCGCGCCTGA
- a CDS encoding serine/threonine-protein kinase has product MDLAPGSIIAGRYRVDARVGAGGMGEVWAGEHLAIGMKVAIKTLLAAAAYDREVVARFRREANLLGRIRSDHVARVVDFVEDPSVGLVLVMEYIEGQPLSKVLHQRRLSVEEAIDVGCDVVDALGDLHRAHVIHRDMKPGNIMMEPTPNGKSRAIIVDFGMGRIESGAGEDLEQTNLTRADMALGTLEYMAPEQILNSRDVTAASDLYAVGAMLYRAIAGRHIFGDAQDAELARAKLMTDAPALQTGRNDRISQGFVAVVTRAVQRRPQMRYQKAEDMLNELRALQDAVRAMAFEQSGARHLIAPASVANPRPSQTSYPGYAATQTPMPYAQQPQAAQAQSAMMQAQDRPSLPGGPTSRPSATSAPISLPMVAPRRGMSPAAVVGLVFLALAAGVAGAAVFFLNTRPAEPTSTAPAATPQAPAPSAAPAPPTTAAPPPSAAAPNPSEGGDGLEVEPATTAAQPTPSQKPAGALGSGAFSAKPFGAGSTGTTKAPAGTGTAPNVSKIQF; this is encoded by the coding sequence ATGGATTTGGCTCCGGGCTCAATCATCGCGGGACGGTATCGGGTCGACGCGCGTGTCGGAGCGGGCGGCATGGGCGAGGTGTGGGCCGGTGAGCACCTCGCGATCGGCATGAAGGTGGCGATCAAGACGCTGCTCGCCGCCGCTGCCTACGATCGCGAGGTGGTCGCACGTTTCCGGCGCGAGGCGAACCTGCTCGGCCGCATCCGGAGTGATCACGTCGCGCGCGTCGTGGACTTCGTCGAAGACCCGAGCGTCGGACTCGTGCTCGTCATGGAGTACATCGAGGGCCAGCCGCTCTCGAAGGTGCTGCACCAGCGAAGGCTCTCCGTCGAGGAGGCGATCGACGTCGGATGCGACGTGGTGGACGCGCTTGGCGATCTGCACCGCGCGCACGTCATCCACCGCGACATGAAGCCCGGCAACATCATGATGGAGCCGACGCCAAACGGAAAATCGCGCGCGATCATCGTCGACTTCGGCATGGGCCGCATCGAGTCCGGCGCAGGCGAAGATCTCGAGCAGACGAACCTCACGCGCGCAGACATGGCCCTCGGGACGCTCGAGTACATGGCGCCCGAGCAGATCCTGAACTCACGCGACGTGACCGCAGCCTCCGATCTCTACGCCGTCGGCGCGATGCTCTACCGCGCGATCGCAGGGCGTCACATCTTCGGCGACGCGCAAGACGCCGAGCTCGCGCGCGCCAAGTTGATGACGGACGCACCAGCGCTGCAGACAGGCCGAAACGATCGGATCTCGCAAGGGTTCGTCGCCGTGGTGACGCGCGCGGTCCAGCGGCGGCCGCAGATGCGCTACCAGAAGGCCGAGGACATGCTGAACGAGCTACGCGCGCTGCAAGACGCCGTGCGCGCGATGGCCTTCGAACAGAGCGGTGCGAGGCACCTGATCGCGCCGGCGAGCGTCGCAAACCCGAGGCCGTCACAAACGTCGTATCCAGGCTACGCCGCGACGCAGACGCCCATGCCGTATGCGCAGCAGCCGCAGGCCGCACAGGCGCAGTCCGCGATGATGCAGGCGCAGGATCGGCCCTCGCTGCCAGGCGGGCCAACGTCGAGGCCAAGCGCGACCTCCGCGCCCATCTCCCTCCCCATGGTTGCTCCGCGCCGCGGGATGTCCCCCGCAGCCGTGGTAGGCCTCGTGTTCCTCGCCCTCGCAGCAGGCGTGGCCGGAGCAGCCGTCTTTTTCCTGAACACAAGGCCCGCCGAGCCCACAAGCACCGCACCCGCCGCAACCCCCCAAGCCCCCGCGCCGAGCGCAGCCCCCGCGCCGCCCACCACAGCCGCGCCGCCACCTTCCGCAGCCGCGCCAAATCCAAGCGAAGGAGGCGACGGCCTCGAGGTCGAGCCCGCCACGACCGCAGCGCAGCCAACGCCAAGCCAGAAGCCCGCCGGGGCACTCGGCAGCGGCGCGTTCTCCGCGAAGCCATTCGGCGCCGGAAGCACAGGCACCACGAAGGCGCCCGCCGGTACGGGCACTGCGCCGAACGTCAGCAAGATCCAGTTCTGA
- a CDS encoding 2-hydroxyacid dehydrogenase, which translates to MQIVFCGTGWFPIVDAIRARLPLGITLRTWDPSLPLAGQVEDADILLPSNARLDAAVIAAPRQLRLIQQPAVGTEGIDLAAARARSVPVCNAPGTNGQSVAEAALFLILALARRFPRASRAFTERSIGAPLGIELAGRTLGILGLGRSGAALARIAEALGMRILAARSTTSHEDILDLAARADVISIHCPLTPKTRGLVGEAFLARMKPGALLVNVARGPIVDRGALLHALETGKLGGAGLDVFWEEPWDPTDPLYRRDDVVVLPHVAGSTEEAFARIADIVAGNVKRLLQGEPLLHRIA; encoded by the coding sequence GTGCAGATCGTCTTCTGTGGCACGGGCTGGTTTCCTATCGTCGACGCCATCCGCGCGCGGCTGCCCCTCGGCATCACGCTGCGCACCTGGGACCCGAGCTTGCCTCTTGCCGGCCAAGTCGAGGACGCCGACATCCTCTTGCCGTCGAACGCGCGTCTCGACGCCGCCGTCATCGCCGCGCCGCGCCAGCTCCGCCTCATCCAGCAGCCGGCCGTCGGCACCGAAGGCATCGACCTCGCCGCCGCGCGCGCCCGGAGCGTACCCGTGTGCAACGCGCCTGGCACGAACGGGCAATCGGTCGCCGAAGCCGCGCTCTTCTTGATCCTCGCCCTCGCGCGCCGCTTCCCCCGGGCGAGCCGCGCCTTCACCGAGCGCTCCATCGGCGCGCCCCTCGGCATCGAACTCGCCGGCCGCACGCTCGGGATCCTCGGCCTCGGCCGCTCCGGCGCCGCCCTCGCCCGGATTGCCGAGGCCCTCGGCATGCGTATCCTCGCCGCGCGCAGCACCACGTCCCACGAAGACATCCTCGACCTCGCTGCCCGCGCCGACGTGATCAGCATCCATTGCCCGCTCACGCCAAAGACACGGGGTCTCGTCGGTGAAGCCTTTCTCGCGCGGATGAAGCCCGGGGCCCTGCTGGTCAACGTCGCGCGGGGCCCCATCGTCGATCGAGGCGCCCTCCTCCACGCCCTGGAGACAGGCAAGCTCGGCGGCGCAGGGCTCGACGTATTCTGGGAAGAACCGTGGGACCCCACGGACCCGCTCTACCGGCGCGACGACGTCGTCGTCCTCCCCCACGTCGCCGGCTCCACCGAAGAAGCCTTCGCCCGGATCGCCGACATCGTCGCCGGCAACGTGAAGCGGCTGCTCCAGGGGGAGCCATTGCTGCATCGCATTGCGTGA